A genomic stretch from Falco cherrug isolate bFalChe1 chromosome 1, bFalChe1.pri, whole genome shotgun sequence includes:
- the CAMKK2 gene encoding calcium/calmodulin-dependent protein kinase kinase 2 isoform X1, whose amino-acid sequence MPSCVPSSLPTPRPLCRDGGCGHRAPGVLQDPPPLSPCHPSMASLIVVTEYDATGSASEEEMNAPGGEGFGDGREPRAKLHLSGRKLSLQERSQPAHSPGAGDGTNERFIYPSLPYSPVTSPHSSPRLPRRPTVESNRVSITGLQDCVQLNQYKLKDEIGKGSYGVVKLAYNEDDNTYYAMKVLSKKKLMRQAGFPRRPPPRGAKAASEGCLQPKGPIEQVYQEIAILKKLDHPNVVKLVEVLDDPSEDHLYMVFELVKQGPVMEIPTLKPLSEDQARFYFQDLIKGIEYLHYQKIIHRDIKPSNLLVGEDGHIKIADFGVSNEFKGADALLTNTVGTPAFMAPETLSETRKIFSGKALDVWAMGITLYCFVFGQCPFMDERILSLHNKIKTQTLEFPDQPEVTDFLKDLITRMLDKNPESRISVPEIKESTVQQPFAGDFWSSAPVGAWKGREAEKMETKLHPWVTKNGAELLPTEDENCTLVEVTEEEVENSVKHIPSLATVILVKTMIRKRSFGNPFEGSRREERSLSAPGNLLPRKQGSEDNMKCNDLPNVGEEELLS is encoded by the exons ATGCCATCATGCGTCCCCAGCAGCTTGCCCACCCCACGGCCCCTCTGCCGTGATGGAGGCTGCGGCCACCGAgcccctggggtgctgcaggacCCCCCGCCGCTgagcccctgccaccccagcatGGCCTCACTCATTGTGGTGACCGAGTACGACGCGACAGGGAGTGCGAGCGAGGAGGAGATGAACGCGCCCGGTGGCGAGGGTTTCGGGGATGGCCGGGAGCCGAGGGCAAAGCTGCACCTCTCTGGCCGAAAGCTGTCCCTGCAGGAGCGGTCGCAGCCTGCCCACTCACCCGGGGCTGGCGATGGCACCAACGAACGCTTCATCTACCCGTCCCTCCCTTACTCGCCGGTGACGTCCCCGCATTCCTCCCCGCGCCTGCCGCGGCGGCCGACGGTGGAGTCAAACCGCGTGTCCATCACGGGGCTGCAG GACTGTGTGCAGCTCAACCAGTACAAGCTGAAGGATGAGATTGGGAAG GGCTCCTATGGGGTGGTGAAGCTGGCCTACAACGAAGACGATAACACCTACTAT gCAATGAAggttctttcaaaaaagaagcTGATGAGACAGGCAGGCTTCCCCC GCCGCCCACCGCCCCGCGGGGCCAAAGCTGCCTCCgagggctgcctgcagcccaagGGGCCCATCGAGCAGGTCTACCAGGAGATCGCCATCCTGAAGAAGCTGGACCACCCCAACGTGGTGAAGCTGGTGGAG GTCCTGGATGACCCCAGCGAGGACCACCTGTACATGG tgtttgaacTGGTGAAGCAAGG CCCCGTGATGGAAATCCCAACGCTGAAACCTCTTAGTGAGGACCAGGCTCGGTTCTACTTCCAGGATCTGATCAAGGGCATTGAATACT TGCACTATCAAAAGATAATCCACCGGGATATTAAACCTTCCAACCTCCTTGTGGGGGAAGACGGGCACATCAAGATTGCTGACTTTGGAGTGAGCAATGAGTTCAAGGGAGCTGATGCCCTTTTAACCAACACAGTGGGTACCCCCGCCTTCATGGCCCCAGAGACACTCTCAGAAACCAGGAAAATCTTCTCTGGAAAG GCTTTGGATGTCTGGGCCATGGGGATCACACTGTACTGCTTCGTGTTTGGGCAG TGCCCTTTTATGGATGAAAGGATCCTGAGTTTACACAATAAAATCAAGACCCAAACGCTGGAGTTCCCAGACCA GCCAGAAGTTACAGACTTCTTGAAGGATTTGATTACACGGATGCTGGATAAAAATCCTGAATCTAGGATTTCGGTCCCAGAAATCAAG GAAAGTACTGTGCAACAGCCTTTCGCAGGAGATTTCTGGTCCTCCGCCCCTGTGGGAGCCTGGAAGGGGCGAGAAGCTGAGAAAATGGAGACTAAG TTGCACCCTTGGGTCACCAAGAACGGAGCGGAGCTGCTGCCCACGGAGGATGAGAACTGCACCCTCGTTGAGGTGAcggaggaggaggtggaaaaTTCGGTCAAGCACatccccagcctggccaccGTG ATCTTGGTTAAAACCATGATCCGGAAGCGATCCTTTGGGAACCCGTttgaggggagcaggagggaagagcGGTCGTTGTCTGCCCCCGGGAACCTGCTGCC cagGAAACAAGGCAGTGAAGATAATATGAAATGCAACGACTTGCCCAACGTGGGAGAGGAGGAACTTCTTTCATGA
- the CAMKK2 gene encoding calcium/calmodulin-dependent protein kinase kinase 2 isoform X2 yields the protein MPSCVPSSLPTPRPLCRDGGCGHRAPGVLQDPPPLSPCHPSMASLIVVTEYDATGSASEEEMNAPGGEGFGDGREPRAKLHLSGRKLSLQERSQPAHSPGAGDGTNERFIYPSLPYSPVTSPHSSPRLPRRPTVESNRVSITGLQDCVQLNQYKLKDEIGKGSYGVVKLAYNEDDNTYYAMKVLSKKKLMRQAGFPRRPPPRGAKAASEGCLQPKGPIEQVYQEIAILKKLDHPNVVKLVEVLDDPSEDHLYMVFELVKQGPVMEIPTLKPLSEDQARFYFQDLIKGIEYLHYQKIIHRDIKPSNLLVGEDGHIKIADFGVSNEFKGADALLTNTVGTPAFMAPETLSETRKIFSGKALDVWAMGITLYCFVFGQCPFMDERILSLHNKIKTQTLEFPDQPEVTDFLKDLITRMLDKNPESRISVPEIKESTVQQPFAGDFWSSAPVGAWKGREAEKMETKLHPWVTKNGAELLPTEDENCTLVEVTEEEVENSVKHIPSLATVILVKTMIRKRSFGNPFEGSRREERSLSAPGNLLPKQGSEDNMKCNDLPNVGEEELLS from the exons ATGCCATCATGCGTCCCCAGCAGCTTGCCCACCCCACGGCCCCTCTGCCGTGATGGAGGCTGCGGCCACCGAgcccctggggtgctgcaggacCCCCCGCCGCTgagcccctgccaccccagcatGGCCTCACTCATTGTGGTGACCGAGTACGACGCGACAGGGAGTGCGAGCGAGGAGGAGATGAACGCGCCCGGTGGCGAGGGTTTCGGGGATGGCCGGGAGCCGAGGGCAAAGCTGCACCTCTCTGGCCGAAAGCTGTCCCTGCAGGAGCGGTCGCAGCCTGCCCACTCACCCGGGGCTGGCGATGGCACCAACGAACGCTTCATCTACCCGTCCCTCCCTTACTCGCCGGTGACGTCCCCGCATTCCTCCCCGCGCCTGCCGCGGCGGCCGACGGTGGAGTCAAACCGCGTGTCCATCACGGGGCTGCAG GACTGTGTGCAGCTCAACCAGTACAAGCTGAAGGATGAGATTGGGAAG GGCTCCTATGGGGTGGTGAAGCTGGCCTACAACGAAGACGATAACACCTACTAT gCAATGAAggttctttcaaaaaagaagcTGATGAGACAGGCAGGCTTCCCCC GCCGCCCACCGCCCCGCGGGGCCAAAGCTGCCTCCgagggctgcctgcagcccaagGGGCCCATCGAGCAGGTCTACCAGGAGATCGCCATCCTGAAGAAGCTGGACCACCCCAACGTGGTGAAGCTGGTGGAG GTCCTGGATGACCCCAGCGAGGACCACCTGTACATGG tgtttgaacTGGTGAAGCAAGG CCCCGTGATGGAAATCCCAACGCTGAAACCTCTTAGTGAGGACCAGGCTCGGTTCTACTTCCAGGATCTGATCAAGGGCATTGAATACT TGCACTATCAAAAGATAATCCACCGGGATATTAAACCTTCCAACCTCCTTGTGGGGGAAGACGGGCACATCAAGATTGCTGACTTTGGAGTGAGCAATGAGTTCAAGGGAGCTGATGCCCTTTTAACCAACACAGTGGGTACCCCCGCCTTCATGGCCCCAGAGACACTCTCAGAAACCAGGAAAATCTTCTCTGGAAAG GCTTTGGATGTCTGGGCCATGGGGATCACACTGTACTGCTTCGTGTTTGGGCAG TGCCCTTTTATGGATGAAAGGATCCTGAGTTTACACAATAAAATCAAGACCCAAACGCTGGAGTTCCCAGACCA GCCAGAAGTTACAGACTTCTTGAAGGATTTGATTACACGGATGCTGGATAAAAATCCTGAATCTAGGATTTCGGTCCCAGAAATCAAG GAAAGTACTGTGCAACAGCCTTTCGCAGGAGATTTCTGGTCCTCCGCCCCTGTGGGAGCCTGGAAGGGGCGAGAAGCTGAGAAAATGGAGACTAAG TTGCACCCTTGGGTCACCAAGAACGGAGCGGAGCTGCTGCCCACGGAGGATGAGAACTGCACCCTCGTTGAGGTGAcggaggaggaggtggaaaaTTCGGTCAAGCACatccccagcctggccaccGTG ATCTTGGTTAAAACCATGATCCGGAAGCGATCCTTTGGGAACCCGTttgaggggagcaggagggaagagcGGTCGTTGTCTGCCCCCGGGAACCTGCTGCC GAAACAAGGCAGTGAAGATAATATGAAATGCAACGACTTGCCCAACGTGGGAGAGGAGGAACTTCTTTCATGA
- the CAMKK2 gene encoding calcium/calmodulin-dependent protein kinase kinase 2 isoform X3, with product MPSCVPSSLPTPRPLCRDGGCGHRAPGVLQDPPPLSPCHPSMASLIVVTEYDATGSASEEEMNAPGGEGFGDGREPRAKLHLSGRKLSLQERSQPAHSPGAGDGTNERFIYPSLPYSPVTSPHSSPRLPRRPTVESNRVSITGLQDCVQLNQYKLKDEIGKGSYGVVKLAYNEDDNTYYAMKVLSKKKLMRQAGFPRRPPPRGAKAASEGCLQPKGPIEQVYQEIAILKKLDHPNVVKLVEVLDDPSEDHLYMVFELVKQGPVMEIPTLKPLSEDQARFYFQDLIKGIEYLHYQKIIHRDIKPSNLLVGEDGHIKIADFGVSNEFKGADALLTNTVGTPAFMAPETLSETRKIFSGKALDVWAMGITLYCFVFGQCPFMDERILSLHNKIKTQTLEFPDQPEVTDFLKDLITRMLDKNPESRISVPEIKLHPWVTKNGAELLPTEDENCTLVEVTEEEVENSVKHIPSLATVILVKTMIRKRSFGNPFEGSRREERSLSAPGNLLPRKQGSEDNMKCNDLPNVGEEELLS from the exons ATGCCATCATGCGTCCCCAGCAGCTTGCCCACCCCACGGCCCCTCTGCCGTGATGGAGGCTGCGGCCACCGAgcccctggggtgctgcaggacCCCCCGCCGCTgagcccctgccaccccagcatGGCCTCACTCATTGTGGTGACCGAGTACGACGCGACAGGGAGTGCGAGCGAGGAGGAGATGAACGCGCCCGGTGGCGAGGGTTTCGGGGATGGCCGGGAGCCGAGGGCAAAGCTGCACCTCTCTGGCCGAAAGCTGTCCCTGCAGGAGCGGTCGCAGCCTGCCCACTCACCCGGGGCTGGCGATGGCACCAACGAACGCTTCATCTACCCGTCCCTCCCTTACTCGCCGGTGACGTCCCCGCATTCCTCCCCGCGCCTGCCGCGGCGGCCGACGGTGGAGTCAAACCGCGTGTCCATCACGGGGCTGCAG GACTGTGTGCAGCTCAACCAGTACAAGCTGAAGGATGAGATTGGGAAG GGCTCCTATGGGGTGGTGAAGCTGGCCTACAACGAAGACGATAACACCTACTAT gCAATGAAggttctttcaaaaaagaagcTGATGAGACAGGCAGGCTTCCCCC GCCGCCCACCGCCCCGCGGGGCCAAAGCTGCCTCCgagggctgcctgcagcccaagGGGCCCATCGAGCAGGTCTACCAGGAGATCGCCATCCTGAAGAAGCTGGACCACCCCAACGTGGTGAAGCTGGTGGAG GTCCTGGATGACCCCAGCGAGGACCACCTGTACATGG tgtttgaacTGGTGAAGCAAGG CCCCGTGATGGAAATCCCAACGCTGAAACCTCTTAGTGAGGACCAGGCTCGGTTCTACTTCCAGGATCTGATCAAGGGCATTGAATACT TGCACTATCAAAAGATAATCCACCGGGATATTAAACCTTCCAACCTCCTTGTGGGGGAAGACGGGCACATCAAGATTGCTGACTTTGGAGTGAGCAATGAGTTCAAGGGAGCTGATGCCCTTTTAACCAACACAGTGGGTACCCCCGCCTTCATGGCCCCAGAGACACTCTCAGAAACCAGGAAAATCTTCTCTGGAAAG GCTTTGGATGTCTGGGCCATGGGGATCACACTGTACTGCTTCGTGTTTGGGCAG TGCCCTTTTATGGATGAAAGGATCCTGAGTTTACACAATAAAATCAAGACCCAAACGCTGGAGTTCCCAGACCA GCCAGAAGTTACAGACTTCTTGAAGGATTTGATTACACGGATGCTGGATAAAAATCCTGAATCTAGGATTTCGGTCCCAGAAATCAAG TTGCACCCTTGGGTCACCAAGAACGGAGCGGAGCTGCTGCCCACGGAGGATGAGAACTGCACCCTCGTTGAGGTGAcggaggaggaggtggaaaaTTCGGTCAAGCACatccccagcctggccaccGTG ATCTTGGTTAAAACCATGATCCGGAAGCGATCCTTTGGGAACCCGTttgaggggagcaggagggaagagcGGTCGTTGTCTGCCCCCGGGAACCTGCTGCC cagGAAACAAGGCAGTGAAGATAATATGAAATGCAACGACTTGCCCAACGTGGGAGAGGAGGAACTTCTTTCATGA
- the CAMKK2 gene encoding calcium/calmodulin-dependent protein kinase kinase 2 isoform X4, whose translation MPSCVPSSLPTPRPLCRDGGCGHRAPGVLQDPPPLSPCHPSMASLIVVTEYDATGSASEEEMNAPGGEGFGDGREPRAKLHLSGRKLSLQERSQPAHSPGAGDGTNERFIYPSLPYSPVTSPHSSPRLPRRPTVESNRVSITGLQDCVQLNQYKLKDEIGKGSYGVVKLAYNEDDNTYYAMKVLSKKKLMRQAGFPRRPPPRGAKAASEGCLQPKGPIEQVYQEIAILKKLDHPNVVKLVEVLDDPSEDHLYMVFELVKQGPVMEIPTLKPLSEDQARFYFQDLIKGIEYLHYQKIIHRDIKPSNLLVGEDGHIKIADFGVSNEFKGADALLTNTVGTPAFMAPETLSETRKIFSGKALDVWAMGITLYCFVFGQCPFMDERILSLHNKIKTQTLEFPDQPEVTDFLKDLITRMLDKNPESRISVPEIKLHPWVTKNGAELLPTEDENCTLVEVTEEEVENSVKHIPSLATVILVKTMIRKRSFGNPFEGSRREERSLSAPGNLLPKQGSEDNMKCNDLPNVGEEELLS comes from the exons ATGCCATCATGCGTCCCCAGCAGCTTGCCCACCCCACGGCCCCTCTGCCGTGATGGAGGCTGCGGCCACCGAgcccctggggtgctgcaggacCCCCCGCCGCTgagcccctgccaccccagcatGGCCTCACTCATTGTGGTGACCGAGTACGACGCGACAGGGAGTGCGAGCGAGGAGGAGATGAACGCGCCCGGTGGCGAGGGTTTCGGGGATGGCCGGGAGCCGAGGGCAAAGCTGCACCTCTCTGGCCGAAAGCTGTCCCTGCAGGAGCGGTCGCAGCCTGCCCACTCACCCGGGGCTGGCGATGGCACCAACGAACGCTTCATCTACCCGTCCCTCCCTTACTCGCCGGTGACGTCCCCGCATTCCTCCCCGCGCCTGCCGCGGCGGCCGACGGTGGAGTCAAACCGCGTGTCCATCACGGGGCTGCAG GACTGTGTGCAGCTCAACCAGTACAAGCTGAAGGATGAGATTGGGAAG GGCTCCTATGGGGTGGTGAAGCTGGCCTACAACGAAGACGATAACACCTACTAT gCAATGAAggttctttcaaaaaagaagcTGATGAGACAGGCAGGCTTCCCCC GCCGCCCACCGCCCCGCGGGGCCAAAGCTGCCTCCgagggctgcctgcagcccaagGGGCCCATCGAGCAGGTCTACCAGGAGATCGCCATCCTGAAGAAGCTGGACCACCCCAACGTGGTGAAGCTGGTGGAG GTCCTGGATGACCCCAGCGAGGACCACCTGTACATGG tgtttgaacTGGTGAAGCAAGG CCCCGTGATGGAAATCCCAACGCTGAAACCTCTTAGTGAGGACCAGGCTCGGTTCTACTTCCAGGATCTGATCAAGGGCATTGAATACT TGCACTATCAAAAGATAATCCACCGGGATATTAAACCTTCCAACCTCCTTGTGGGGGAAGACGGGCACATCAAGATTGCTGACTTTGGAGTGAGCAATGAGTTCAAGGGAGCTGATGCCCTTTTAACCAACACAGTGGGTACCCCCGCCTTCATGGCCCCAGAGACACTCTCAGAAACCAGGAAAATCTTCTCTGGAAAG GCTTTGGATGTCTGGGCCATGGGGATCACACTGTACTGCTTCGTGTTTGGGCAG TGCCCTTTTATGGATGAAAGGATCCTGAGTTTACACAATAAAATCAAGACCCAAACGCTGGAGTTCCCAGACCA GCCAGAAGTTACAGACTTCTTGAAGGATTTGATTACACGGATGCTGGATAAAAATCCTGAATCTAGGATTTCGGTCCCAGAAATCAAG TTGCACCCTTGGGTCACCAAGAACGGAGCGGAGCTGCTGCCCACGGAGGATGAGAACTGCACCCTCGTTGAGGTGAcggaggaggaggtggaaaaTTCGGTCAAGCACatccccagcctggccaccGTG ATCTTGGTTAAAACCATGATCCGGAAGCGATCCTTTGGGAACCCGTttgaggggagcaggagggaagagcGGTCGTTGTCTGCCCCCGGGAACCTGCTGCC GAAACAAGGCAGTGAAGATAATATGAAATGCAACGACTTGCCCAACGTGGGAGAGGAGGAACTTCTTTCATGA
- the P2RX4 gene encoding P2X purinoceptor 4: MVSCGALHSFLFEYDTARIVLIRSRKVGLINRGVQLAILAYVIGWVFVWEKGYQETDSVVSSVTTKVKGVTLTNTSALGARIWDVADYVIPPQEENTVFVMTNVIITQNQHQGRCPELPDDTTECKVKNNCVPGYVSTHSNGIQTGECVPYNNSVKTCEVFAWCPVEDDYHIPKPAFLQGAENFTILVKNNIWYPKFNFSKRNILPTINSTYLKNCVYDSQTDPFCPIFSLGKIVEAAGQNFQEMAVEGGVMALQINWDCNLDRAASHCVPKYSFRRLDNKDSAHTVSPGYNFRFAKYYKDSNGTESRTLVKAYGIRFDIIVFGKAGKFDVIPTVINIGSGFALFGVATVLCDIVVLYCVKKKYFYREKKYKYVEDYELGVSETYGTNS, translated from the exons ATGGTGTCGTGCGGGGCCCTACACAGCTTCCTCTTCGAGTACGACACCGCCCGCATCGTGCTGATCCGGAGCCGCAAAGTCGGGCTTATCAACCGCGGGGTGCAGCTCGCCATCCTCGCCTACGTGATCGG CTGGGTCTTTGTGTGGGAGAAGGGCTACCAGGAAACAGACTCTGTGGTCAGTTCTGTAACCACAAAGGTGAAAGGAGTAACGCTGACAAATACATCAGCCTTGGGAGCCAGGATCTGGGATGTAGCTGACTATGTCATCCCCCCTCAG GAGGAGAACACTGTGTTTGTAATGACCAACGTGATAATCACACAGAACCAGCACCAAGGCCGCTGCCCAGAG CTTCCAGATGATACAACAGAGTGCAAGGTGAAGAACAACTGTGTTCCAGGATATGTCAGCACCCACAGCAACG GCATTCAGACTGGGGAGTGTGTACCATACAACAACAGTGTTAAGACCTGTGAAGTCTTTGCATGGTGCCCTGTGGAGGATGACTATCATATACCCAA GCCAGCGTTCCTGCAAGGAGCTGAGAACTTCACCATTCTGGTGAAGAACAACATTTGGTACCCCAAGTTCAATTTCAGCAA GCGAAACATCCTCCCCACTATCAACTCCACCTACCTCAAGAACTGCGTCTATGACTCCCAGACAGATCCCTTCTGCCCTATCTTTTCTTTAGGGAAAATAGTTGAAGCTGCGGGGCAGAACTTCCAGGAAATGGCTGTGGAG GGTGGAGTCATGGCGCTGCAGATCAACTGGGACTGCAACCTTGACAGAGCTGCTTCCCACTGTGTGCCAAAGTACTCCTTCCGGCGCCTCGACAACAAGGACTCTGCCCACACAGTCTCACCTGGCTACAACTTCAG GTTTGCGAAATACTACAAGGATAGTAATGGCACTGAATCACGGACGCTTGTCAAAGCTTATGGCATCCGCTTTGATATCATAGTGTTTGGGAAG GCAGGAAAATTTGATGTAATTCCTACTGTGATTAACATCGGCTCTGGCTTCGCGCTGTTTGGCGTG GCAACAGTACTGTGTGACATTGTTGTTCTGTATTGTGTGAAGAAGAAATACTTCTATCgggagaagaaatacaaatatgtgGAGGATTATGAACTG GGAGTCAGCGAGACATACGGAACAAACTCCTGA